Proteins co-encoded in one Meiothermus sp. genomic window:
- a CDS encoding LptF/LptG family permease translates to MTVLDRYLSREVGAYVLGTLAVVVLALLGGALYEVLAPLLARGADPWVVSQYLAFRVPEALVRGAPLAFLFALLLVLSRMGEESELKAMLAGGVSKLRVLFPLLLLGTALFVVCLVAADSLVPRSLQQGQNVLRQAVLQKPRALLQPGTRLVDAYGRIVYVGEVSDTGIGNVRVITAEEILVAGKGRFEQGALVLSEGMRVTYGGARPRTVARFERATVPLVELSLEPPGGLFSLTVAELRQRIAQYRAQGLPYHAELTALHRKWAEPAAVYSFAIFAVGLAFFLLGGSRSLGMLGVVVLTFIYYATWSVGRIMGEQGALHPILAAWGPNLLYALAGLALLRLGKR, encoded by the coding sequence ATGACCGTGCTTGATCGGTATCTGAGCCGAGAGGTAGGGGCTTATGTGCTGGGCACCCTGGCGGTGGTAGTACTGGCCTTGCTGGGCGGGGCCTTGTACGAGGTGCTGGCCCCGCTACTGGCCCGCGGCGCCGACCCCTGGGTGGTAAGCCAGTACCTGGCCTTCCGGGTGCCCGAGGCGCTGGTACGCGGGGCACCGCTGGCCTTTTTGTTTGCCCTGCTGCTGGTGCTCTCGCGCATGGGCGAGGAGTCCGAGCTCAAGGCCATGCTGGCCGGGGGGGTTTCCAAGCTGCGGGTGCTGTTCCCATTGCTGCTGCTAGGCACTGCTTTGTTTGTGGTGTGTCTGGTGGCCGCCGATAGCCTGGTACCGCGCAGCCTACAGCAAGGTCAGAACGTACTGCGCCAGGCCGTGCTGCAAAAACCCAGGGCCCTCTTGCAGCCTGGCACCCGGCTGGTGGACGCCTATGGCCGTATTGTGTACGTGGGTGAAGTCAGCGATACCGGCATTGGCAATGTGCGGGTAATTACCGCCGAAGAAATTCTGGTAGCCGGAAAGGGCCGCTTTGAGCAAGGGGCGCTGGTGCTCTCCGAGGGCATGCGGGTGACCTATGGCGGGGCCCGGCCCCGCACCGTCGCCCGGTTTGAGCGAGCCACCGTGCCGCTGGTGGAGCTTTCCCTCGAGCCCCCGGGGGGCCTCTTTAGCCTGACCGTGGCCGAGCTACGCCAGCGCATCGCCCAGTACCGCGCCCAGGGGCTACCCTACCACGCCGAACTCACCGCCCTGCACCGCAAGTGGGCCGAGCCCGCGGCGGTGTACTCGTTCGCCATTTTTGCGGTGGGGCTGGCCTTCTTCTTGCTGGGTGGCAGCCGCAGCCTGGGCATGCTGGGGGTGGTGGTGCTGACCTTCATCTACTACGCCACCTGGAGCGTGGGGCGCATCATGGGCGAGCAGGGAGCGCTGCACCCCATTCTGGCAGCCTGGGGGCCCAACCTGCTCTACGCGCTGGCCGGACTGGCCTTGCTACGGCTGGGGAAGAGGTAA
- a CDS encoding LPS-assembly protein LptD, which yields MWATRLWQQRTRPPISLLPLVFLLLVFFIPAFAQETEAPQAGGKKLKILEAERLELRNEAGEELVILVGSPVKMERDGERIEAPRVIYNRTRKRLVLMGGVRYQDKQGQLIEAGELELFTDDESFEALEVKIESGEFFLSGPICQRAAGQILLQEGYLTPCQRCEQEEADYAFQAREVLLYPGDRIIARGVWVLLRGERTLYLPVLLLFLNERRPKLEFGQSESDGVFVTADLPYVSDFGIGFTLLRYFERRGWGFGFDHFGIGAAQERYQFLYLPPPAGPVLPDSDPRKDGIFKYRLSYKLEEPDWRIEGLVVRDDSPQAEPRFLQGAGGQPDYTTFLIEGATRATPSNPEPLYRLTLDGYLDHNPLALPNERTTPKRLPEAEITFPRGIEGEFRLNGRVLLGYYEAPSNPLNRSARRLGPYIGAGRLWVEHRSSYRPATPPWPGLSFSVENTFIGRYYSTQNFDPQGNPTEFERLIRWSTSASLGQTLGAFSVNLRVSRSVVEGETPFQFDFERPQRNSRLEGSVSFNPDPLFSLTARASRDLERRVFDPLAEFTLASRPFPWLNATTSVSRDIELGRWGLLRSSLGLAPTPFSLNLTYERQLELGLDRLLTLSAAYNPLPFNFSLRTGYRYWDVQEKETRPPEQIPLIARYDPLELSASYNPPGNTTSLTHSRDLNNGQAIRTELNVVLQEAPNSFRLRQSFTHLYQPLPSLTNPNPVPIPALLDGLAQLTLSLHTFVFAHTIGFSPGSETRFRLGYQYSTDLLQADLLWNYREGLLRNPRLAVRAAVREPEVFINEVSAEFHFPESENPLTLEDDTQAFLRFLRFTGELELLPAPLRPEDPPGLSLQGFVGLERLSGNSGRFRVTLREFGPTISFMGQEKTRLFYRIVWNAPESGGTNPREFFLPNLEGTILRPRFDLIIDRCCWAFRASLDTLKQEFKFSFALGGEAAEFLFNQNNIVLPGGIKLPTPGGR from the coding sequence ATGTGGGCGACGAGGCTTTGGCAGCAGCGCACACGCCCCCCCATCTCTTTGCTGCCCCTCGTGTTCTTGTTGTTGGTGTTTTTCATACCCGCCTTTGCCCAGGAAACCGAAGCGCCCCAAGCAGGCGGCAAAAAACTGAAAATCCTCGAGGCCGAGCGCCTGGAACTGCGCAACGAGGCGGGCGAGGAGCTGGTGATTCTGGTGGGCAGTCCGGTCAAGATGGAACGGGACGGGGAGCGCATCGAGGCTCCCAGGGTCATCTACAACCGCACCCGTAAACGCCTGGTGCTCATGGGCGGGGTGCGTTATCAGGACAAGCAGGGGCAGCTTATCGAGGCCGGGGAGCTCGAGCTTTTCACCGACGACGAGAGCTTCGAAGCCCTGGAGGTGAAGATCGAGTCGGGCGAGTTTTTCCTGAGCGGCCCCATCTGCCAGCGGGCTGCCGGGCAGATTCTGCTGCAGGAGGGCTACCTGACCCCCTGCCAGCGCTGCGAGCAGGAGGAGGCCGACTACGCCTTCCAGGCCCGCGAGGTGCTGCTCTATCCGGGCGACCGGATTATCGCCCGGGGGGTCTGGGTGTTGTTGCGCGGGGAGCGCACCCTGTACCTGCCGGTGCTGCTGCTATTCCTGAACGAGCGGCGGCCGAAGCTCGAGTTCGGCCAGAGCGAGAGCGATGGGGTGTTCGTAACCGCCGACCTGCCCTATGTCTCGGACTTTGGCATCGGCTTTACCCTGCTGCGCTATTTCGAGCGGCGGGGCTGGGGGTTTGGCTTCGACCACTTTGGCATCGGGGCGGCCCAGGAGCGCTACCAGTTTCTGTACCTGCCCCCGCCGGCCGGGCCGGTGCTGCCTGACAGCGACCCCCGCAAGGACGGCATCTTCAAGTACCGCTTGAGTTACAAGCTGGAAGAACCCGACTGGCGGATCGAAGGCCTCGTCGTCCGCGACGACAGCCCACAGGCCGAGCCGCGCTTTTTGCAGGGGGCGGGGGGCCAGCCCGACTACACCACTTTTCTGATTGAAGGGGCCACCCGGGCCACCCCCAGCAACCCCGAGCCCCTTTACCGTCTGACCCTGGACGGCTATCTAGACCACAACCCCCTGGCCCTGCCCAACGAGCGCACCACCCCCAAACGCCTGCCCGAGGCCGAGATTACTTTTCCGCGCGGCATCGAGGGCGAGTTCCGCCTGAACGGGCGGGTTCTGCTGGGCTACTACGAGGCCCCCTCCAACCCCCTCAACCGCAGCGCCCGGCGGCTGGGGCCCTACATCGGGGCGGGCCGGCTCTGGGTGGAGCACCGCAGCAGCTACCGACCTGCCACCCCTCCCTGGCCGGGCCTGAGCTTTAGCGTCGAGAACACCTTTATCGGACGCTACTACAGCACCCAGAACTTTGACCCCCAGGGCAACCCCACCGAGTTCGAGCGGCTCATCCGCTGGAGCACCAGCGCCAGTCTGGGCCAGACCCTGGGGGCTTTTAGCGTGAACCTGCGCGTGAGCCGCAGCGTGGTGGAGGGCGAGACCCCTTTCCAGTTCGACTTCGAGCGGCCCCAGCGCAACAGCCGCCTCGAGGGCTCGGTAAGCTTCAACCCCGACCCCCTCTTCTCCCTCACCGCACGGGCCAGCCGCGACCTCGAGCGCCGCGTCTTCGACCCGCTGGCCGAATTTACCCTGGCCTCGCGCCCCTTTCCCTGGCTCAACGCAACCACCAGCGTCAGCCGCGATATAGAGCTGGGCCGCTGGGGCCTGCTGCGCAGCAGCCTGGGCCTCGCGCCGACCCCCTTCAGCCTCAACCTGACCTACGAGCGGCAGCTCGAGCTGGGCCTCGACCGCCTGCTCACCCTGAGCGCAGCCTACAACCCCCTGCCCTTCAACTTCTCGCTGCGCACCGGCTACCGCTACTGGGACGTGCAGGAAAAAGAAACCCGGCCCCCCGAGCAGATTCCCCTCATCGCCCGCTACGACCCCCTCGAGCTTTCCGCCAGCTACAACCCCCCCGGCAACACCACCTCGCTCACCCACAGCCGCGACCTGAACAACGGGCAGGCCATCCGCACCGAGCTGAACGTGGTCTTGCAGGAAGCCCCCAACAGCTTCCGCCTGCGCCAGAGCTTTACCCACCTCTACCAACCCCTGCCCTCGCTCACCAACCCCAACCCCGTCCCCATCCCGGCCCTGCTGGACGGGCTGGCCCAGCTCACCCTGAGCCTGCACACCTTTGTGTTCGCGCATACCATCGGCTTCAGCCCCGGCAGCGAGACCCGCTTCCGGCTGGGCTACCAGTACAGCACCGACCTGTTGCAGGCCGACCTGCTGTGGAATTACCGCGAGGGCCTGCTGCGCAACCCCCGCCTGGCGGTACGGGCGGCGGTGCGCGAGCCCGAAGTTTTCATCAACGAGGTCTCGGCAGAATTTCACTTCCCCGAAAGCGAAAACCCCCTGACCCTCGAGGACGACACCCAGGCCTTCCTGCGCTTTTTGCGCTTTACCGGCGAGCTGGAGCTTCTCCCCGCGCCGCTGCGCCCGGAAGACCCGCCCGGCCTCTCGTTGCAAGGGTTTGTGGGCCTCGAGCGCCTCTCGGGCAACAGCGGGCGCTTCCGCGTAACCCTGCGCGAGTTTGGCCCCACCATAAGCTTTATGGGCCAGGAGAAAACCCGCCTGTTCTACCGCATCGTCTGGAACGCCCCCGAAAGCGGCGGGACAAACCCCAGGGAGTTTTTTCTGCCCAACCTCGAGGGCACCATCCTGCGCCCCCGCTTCGATCTGATTATCGACCGCTGCTGCTGGGCCTTCCGGGCCAGCCTCGATACGCTCAAGCAGGAGTTCAAGTTTTCCTTTGCCTTAGGGGGCGAGGCCGCCGAGTTTTTGTTCAACCAGAACAACATCGTCCTGCCCGGCGGCATCAAACTCCCCACCCCTGGAGGACGCTAG
- a CDS encoding CBS domain-containing protein, producing MLVKDCMTPNPDVVTPDITVPEAAQIMKKGGFRRLPVVKEGRVIGIITDRDLKEAMPSDATTLSIWELNYLISKLTVGEIMTRDPITVADTMPLQAAAKLMLEHKVGGLPVVHEGKLVGIVTVTDVLRAFLQREAELLVGAETNH from the coding sequence ATGCTGGTGAAAGACTGCATGACCCCCAACCCCGATGTGGTTACGCCCGACATTACCGTGCCCGAGGCTGCGCAGATCATGAAAAAGGGGGGCTTCCGCCGCTTGCCGGTGGTCAAGGAAGGTCGGGTGATCGGTATCATCACTGACCGCGACCTCAAGGAAGCCATGCCCTCCGATGCCACCACGCTTTCCATCTGGGAGCTCAACTATCTGATTTCCAAGCTCACTGTGGGCGAGATCATGACCCGCGACCCCATCACTGTGGCCGACACCATGCCCCTGCAGGCCGCCGCCAAGCTGATGCTCGAGCACAAGGTGGGGGGCCTGCCGGTGGTGCACGAGGGTAAGCTGGTGGGCATTGTGACCGTCACCGATGTGCTAAGGGCCTTCTTGCAGCGCGAGGCCGAACTCTTGGTGGGCGCCGAGACCAACCACTAG
- a CDS encoding DedA family protein has product MDVTAYVQAVGYLGIFATVFVETGLLVGFFLPGDSLLIAVGLLAAAKKLQLSIALLALFLGSVLGNNLGYYLGYKVGPALLNKAKVKSDDLERTRRFMARFGPLSILIGPYVPVFRAVVPFMCGTVKMPWPRFFVLSLLGSLLWTQGLTLLAYYVGSKIPHLERYIYLILLAGVGFGVALAAWRAYRSGHLRWPSRRTG; this is encoded by the coding sequence ATGGACGTTACCGCGTATGTGCAGGCCGTGGGATACCTGGGTATTTTTGCCACGGTATTTGTTGAAACCGGCCTGCTGGTGGGGTTTTTCTTGCCCGGCGACTCACTTTTGATTGCGGTGGGACTCTTGGCCGCAGCTAAAAAGCTTCAGTTGTCTATTGCGCTGCTGGCGCTTTTTTTGGGCTCGGTGCTTGGTAATAATCTCGGCTACTATCTGGGCTACAAGGTGGGGCCGGCGCTTTTGAACAAGGCCAAGGTCAAGTCAGATGACCTCGAGCGCACCCGGCGCTTTATGGCCCGCTTTGGCCCGCTCTCGATTCTGATTGGCCCCTATGTGCCGGTTTTTCGGGCAGTGGTGCCGTTCATGTGTGGCACGGTCAAGATGCCCTGGCCGCGTTTTTTCGTGCTGAGCCTGCTGGGCAGCCTGCTCTGGACGCAGGGCCTGACCCTGCTGGCCTACTACGTGGGCTCGAAAATCCCGCACCTCGAGCGCTACATCTACCTGATTCTGCTGGCCGGGGTGGGTTTTGGCGTGGCCCTGGCGGCCTGGCGGGCCTACCGTTCGGGCCACCTGCGCTGGCCCAGCCGACGAACGGGGTAG
- a CDS encoding flavodoxin domain-containing protein produces the protein MGTLRILIAYASRLGSTREIAQVIGEVLVRRGIGVEVRPVEEVEHLEGYQAVMVGSPIREGRWLPEARDFVQTHRDALRQLPLVYFAVSGLMSNPTPEHFHEVYGYLSEVRAMAEPWEVGIFAGSLDYDRLEPHQLFKVLSKGLPEGDFRRWQDVQAWAEDVADRLLLEQAQQQVSRSGEKSFRPSSSDTPKPG, from the coding sequence GTGGGGACTTTGCGTATCCTGATTGCCTATGCCAGCCGCCTGGGCAGCACGCGCGAGATCGCCCAGGTAATTGGGGAGGTGCTGGTCCGACGGGGCATCGGGGTGGAGGTACGGCCGGTGGAGGAAGTAGAGCACCTCGAGGGCTACCAGGCCGTGATGGTGGGCAGCCCAATCCGTGAAGGGCGGTGGCTCCCAGAAGCCAGGGATTTCGTACAGACACACCGCGATGCCCTGCGCCAGCTACCCCTGGTGTACTTCGCGGTTTCGGGCTTGATGAGCAACCCTACACCCGAGCATTTTCATGAGGTCTACGGGTATCTGTCCGAGGTTCGAGCGATGGCGGAGCCCTGGGAAGTGGGTATTTTTGCTGGCTCGCTGGATTACGACCGCCTCGAGCCCCACCAGCTTTTCAAGGTATTGAGCAAGGGGCTGCCCGAAGGCGATTTCAGGCGCTGGCAGGATGTGCAGGCCTGGGCCGAGGATGTGGCCGACCGGCTGCTGCTCGAGCAAGCCCAACAGCAGGTCAGCCGATCCGGCGAGAAATCGTTCAGGCCCTCTTCCAGTGATACACCAAAGCCGGGGTGA
- a CDS encoding helicase HerA-like domain-containing protein, which produces MPEPIPIAKGESEVFLYPKMANRHGLIAGATGTGKTVSLRVLAEQLSRIGVPVFMADVKGDLSGLCKPGGEHPKIAERIEKLGLTDFRFEACPVVFWDVFGEQGHPVRATVSEMGPLLLARLLDLNETQSGVLTLVFKIADDNGLLLLDLKDLRAMLQYVGDNAEKFKTEYGNISAASIGTIQRGLIALEEQGGDRFFGEPALELEDLIQTQGGKGVINILAADKLMQSPKLYSTFLLWMLSELFERLPEVGDPEKPKLVFFFDEAHLLFDEAPKALREKIEQVVRLIRSKGVGVYFVSQNPLDIPDEVLGQLGNRVQHALRAFTPRDQRAVKAAAETFRPNPKLDVATVILEMGVGEALVSTLDEKGIPSIVERALIYPPRTQLPPLSPEERRQVIQQSPVYGHYEKALDRESAYEILRARAAESVQPAPSGAKPQAPAQPAGGNLLGDLAKGAVGFLASREGQRIVRGVLGGLLGGSGKRKR; this is translated from the coding sequence ATGCCAGAGCCCATTCCCATTGCCAAAGGTGAATCCGAAGTATTCCTCTATCCTAAGATGGCCAACCGCCACGGCCTGATTGCCGGGGCCACCGGCACCGGCAAGACCGTGAGCCTGCGGGTGCTGGCCGAGCAGCTTTCTCGCATTGGCGTACCGGTTTTTATGGCCGATGTGAAGGGCGACCTCTCGGGCTTGTGCAAGCCCGGAGGCGAGCACCCCAAAATCGCCGAGCGCATTGAAAAGCTGGGCCTTACGGACTTCCGCTTCGAAGCCTGCCCGGTGGTGTTCTGGGACGTTTTCGGTGAGCAAGGGCACCCGGTGCGCGCGACCGTTTCGGAGATGGGGCCGCTCTTGCTGGCCCGCCTGCTCGACCTCAACGAAACCCAGAGCGGGGTGCTCACCCTGGTCTTCAAGATTGCCGACGACAACGGACTCTTGCTCTTGGACCTCAAAGACCTGCGGGCCATGCTGCAGTATGTGGGTGACAACGCCGAGAAGTTCAAAACCGAGTACGGCAACATCTCGGCGGCCTCCATTGGCACCATCCAGCGCGGCCTCATTGCGCTGGAAGAACAGGGGGGGGATCGGTTTTTTGGCGAACCGGCCCTCGAGCTCGAAGACCTTATCCAGACCCAGGGCGGTAAAGGGGTCATCAACATCCTGGCCGCCGATAAGCTGATGCAGTCCCCCAAGCTCTACAGCACCTTCTTGCTGTGGATGCTCTCCGAACTGTTCGAGCGGCTCCCGGAGGTGGGCGACCCCGAAAAACCCAAGCTGGTCTTCTTCTTCGACGAAGCTCACCTGCTCTTCGACGAAGCTCCCAAGGCCCTGCGGGAAAAAATCGAGCAGGTGGTGCGGCTCATCCGCAGCAAGGGCGTGGGGGTCTACTTCGTGAGCCAGAATCCCCTGGACATCCCCGACGAGGTGCTGGGGCAACTGGGCAACCGCGTGCAGCACGCGCTTCGGGCCTTCACCCCGCGCGACCAGAGAGCGGTCAAGGCCGCTGCCGAAACCTTCCGGCCCAACCCCAAACTCGACGTGGCGACCGTCATTCTGGAGATGGGGGTGGGCGAGGCCCTGGTCTCGACCCTGGACGAAAAAGGCATTCCCAGCATTGTGGAGCGGGCCCTCATCTACCCACCCCGCACCCAGTTGCCGCCGCTCAGCCCCGAAGAGCGCCGGCAGGTGATCCAGCAGTCGCCGGTGTACGGGCACTACGAAAAGGCCCTTGACCGCGAGTCGGCCTACGAAATCCTGCGGGCCCGCGCCGCCGAATCGGTGCAGCCGGCCCCTTCGGGCGCCAAACCTCAGGCCCCGGCCCAGCCCGCAGGGGGCAACTTGCTGGGCGACCTGGCCAAAGGGGCAGTGGGCTTCCTGGCCAGCCGCGAGGGGCAGCGCATCGTGCGGGGGGTGCTGGGGGGGCTGTTGGGCGGCAGTGGTAAGCGCAAAAGATAG
- the mce gene encoding methylmalonyl-CoA epimerase, whose amino-acid sequence MEIHHIGIAVQDLQEAAQPYLRLGYALEAQGSVESQGVEVWMLRSGGSRLELLKATRPDSAIARFIEKRGPGLHHIALATPNIRAELERLAAEGTPLIDTTPRPGFGGHLVAFIHPRWSGGVLVELVEAHV is encoded by the coding sequence ATGGAGATTCACCATATCGGCATCGCAGTGCAGGATTTACAGGAGGCCGCCCAGCCCTACCTACGCCTGGGGTATGCGCTCGAGGCCCAGGGCAGCGTGGAGAGCCAGGGGGTCGAGGTCTGGATGCTCAGGAGCGGGGGAAGCCGGCTCGAGCTCCTCAAGGCCACCCGCCCCGACTCGGCCATCGCCCGCTTCATCGAGAAGCGCGGGCCGGGCCTGCACCACATCGCCCTCGCCACCCCCAACATTCGGGCCGAGCTAGAGCGCCTGGCCGCGGAAGGCACGCCATTGATTGACACCACCCCCCGCCCCGGTTTTGGGGGCCACCTGGTGGCTTTTATTCATCCCAGATGGTCGGGTGGTGTGCTGGTCGAGCTGGTGGAGGCCCACGTCTGA
- a CDS encoding tRNA-binding protein — MSPYEAFQLLELRVGRIQKAEPHPKARKPSYQLWIDLGSLGVKQSSAQLTDLYTPETLVGRLVICATNLGERHIAGFKSEVLVLGLPDEQGRVVLLSAEREVPLGGRVY; from the coding sequence ATGTCGCCATATGAAGCCTTTCAGCTCCTCGAGCTGCGCGTTGGACGTATTCAAAAAGCCGAACCCCATCCCAAAGCCCGCAAACCTTCCTACCAACTGTGGATAGACCTGGGTTCACTCGGAGTCAAGCAGAGCAGCGCCCAGCTCACCGATCTCTACACCCCCGAGACCCTGGTGGGGCGGCTGGTCATCTGTGCGACCAACCTGGGCGAACGCCACATCGCCGGTTTTAAGTCCGAGGTGCTGGTGCTGGGCCTGCCCGATGAACAGGGGCGGGTGGTGTTGCTTTCGGCCGAGCGTGAGGTGCCGCTGGGTGGGCGCGTTTACTGA
- a CDS encoding DNA polymerase/3'-5' exonuclease PolX, which yields MNRKDLAGMLEYAADLMEVLGEGEFRARAYRNAARNLEQQEAELAELAAQGFKGVPGVGPALAPLLTEIVQTQEFPYLAELEGRVPPGVLELFRVQGLGPKRIRALWENGVNSLEELVRWAEQGKIRALPGFGAKSEASLLEAARYALSSMRRVLLPVGLEAARLLLADLENAGLKAELAGSVRRGLETVGNLDLVVVGTPQQVRSALGRFVEEAQGDILLGRLEGLPLRVFCTDAASFGSVLVQATGSREWLEALGAIPPALATEEAVFEALNQPFVPAYWREKEHLGLPAPQAMLQPPQLRGLIHVHSTYSDGSATLRQMAEAAMAQGLEYMVICDHSQTAAYAGGLRPADVLRQWAEIEALNADLAPFRILRGIESDILPDGSLDYPDELLARFEVVVGSLHASLGLSKAEQTQRLLRALDNPYLSILGHPSGRLLLRRKGAEADWEAVLERARQNHKAVELNCNPYRLDLDWRLMLAWRDRLNFSLGPDAHSLEGLSDIQYGLLYAHKAGLHPDQIVNTWPAERVMALKKMG from the coding sequence ATGAACCGTAAAGACCTGGCGGGGATGCTCGAGTACGCCGCCGACTTGATGGAGGTGCTGGGCGAGGGGGAGTTCCGGGCTAGGGCCTACCGCAACGCCGCCCGCAACCTGGAGCAGCAGGAGGCCGAACTGGCCGAGCTGGCCGCACAGGGCTTCAAGGGGGTGCCGGGGGTGGGGCCGGCGCTGGCCCCCCTGCTCACCGAGATTGTGCAGACCCAGGAGTTCCCTTACCTGGCCGAGCTCGAGGGCCGCGTACCGCCGGGGGTGCTCGAGCTCTTCCGGGTGCAGGGCCTGGGCCCCAAGCGCATCCGGGCGCTGTGGGAGAACGGGGTCAATAGCCTAGAAGAACTGGTGCGCTGGGCCGAACAGGGCAAAATCCGCGCCCTGCCGGGCTTTGGGGCCAAGAGCGAAGCCAGCCTGCTCGAGGCGGCTCGCTACGCCCTGAGCAGTATGCGCCGGGTGCTGCTGCCGGTGGGGCTGGAGGCAGCCCGGCTGCTACTGGCCGACCTGGAAAACGCCGGACTGAAAGCCGAACTGGCTGGCAGCGTGCGGCGGGGGCTGGAAACCGTGGGCAATCTGGATCTGGTGGTGGTGGGCACCCCCCAGCAGGTGCGCTCGGCGCTGGGCCGCTTCGTGGAGGAGGCGCAGGGAGACATACTGCTGGGGCGGCTCGAGGGCCTGCCTTTGCGGGTGTTCTGCACCGATGCGGCCTCGTTTGGCAGCGTGCTGGTGCAGGCCACGGGTTCGCGGGAGTGGCTGGAAGCCCTGGGCGCCATTCCCCCTGCGCTTGCAACCGAAGAGGCGGTGTTCGAGGCCCTGAACCAGCCCTTTGTGCCGGCCTACTGGCGAGAAAAGGAGCACCTGGGACTGCCAGCACCCCAGGCCATGCTGCAACCCCCGCAGCTCCGGGGCCTGATTCACGTGCACTCCACCTACTCCGACGGCAGCGCCACCCTGCGCCAGATGGCCGAGGCCGCCATGGCGCAGGGCCTCGAGTACATGGTGATCTGCGACCACTCCCAGACCGCGGCCTACGCCGGGGGCCTGCGCCCAGCGGACGTGCTGCGCCAGTGGGCCGAGATCGAGGCCCTCAACGCCGATCTGGCCCCCTTCCGCATCCTGCGCGGCATCGAGTCCGACATCCTGCCCGATGGCTCCCTGGACTACCCCGACGAACTGCTGGCCCGCTTCGAGGTGGTGGTGGGCAGCCTGCACGCCAGTCTGGGCCTGAGCAAGGCTGAGCAGACCCAGCGCCTCTTGCGGGCCCTGGACAACCCCTACCTGAGCATCCTGGGCCACCCCAGCGGGCGGCTGCTGCTACGGCGCAAAGGGGCCGAGGCCGACTGGGAGGCGGTGCTGGAGCGCGCCCGGCAAAACCACAAGGCGGTGGAGCTCAACTGCAACCCCTACCGCCTCGACCTGGACTGGCGGCTCATGCTGGCCTGGCGCGATCGGCTCAACTTCTCGCTGGGCCCCGATGCCCACAGCCTCGAGGGCCTCTCCGATATTCAGTACGGCCTGCTCTACGCCCACAAAGCAGGCCTGCACCCCGACCAGATTGTAAATACATGGCCCGCCGAACGGGTGATGGCGCTGAAGAAGATGGGCTAG
- a CDS encoding LptF/LptG family permease — MLQRYLLRETLSLYLLGVLLFVGLITFDLLSSLSGAFLRAKTPVAEIAQMVAYRVPYTLGIALPLGLVFALLVALARWVRQSELKATYAAGVPPRSFIGPVLLLALVVGAVVLLNEGWLKPIAQERFEALQYKIYYGSEPSGVLTDRTYTPQGLGVYYAQRIYPPAAGGEGSRLEGVRVVEPGGSIWSADRGVWVNGAWRLQNAYRVDPNGKIFQEAEHPLPFPIGVQPKAISYEAMRMPDLHAVAKADPAAQFPLARRYANAAGAVVLAWLAIVIGLSLREAAWAFIAVVGLIFGYWTLFTLSAQFARFDLLGAYGAWLPNIVYGGLALLGTWRLAR, encoded by the coding sequence ATGTTGCAGCGTTATTTGTTGCGCGAAACGTTGTCGCTGTATCTGCTGGGCGTGCTGCTATTCGTCGGGCTGATCACCTTCGATCTGCTCTCCTCGCTGTCGGGGGCCTTCTTGAGGGCCAAAACCCCTGTGGCTGAGATTGCCCAGATGGTGGCCTACCGGGTGCCCTATACCCTGGGCATCGCACTGCCGCTGGGTCTGGTGTTCGCGCTGCTGGTAGCGCTAGCCCGCTGGGTTCGCCAGTCCGAGCTCAAGGCCACCTATGCTGCAGGCGTGCCCCCCCGTAGCTTTATTGGGCCGGTGCTGCTGCTGGCCCTGGTGGTGGGAGCTGTGGTACTGCTCAACGAGGGCTGGCTCAAACCCATCGCCCAGGAACGCTTCGAGGCTTTGCAGTACAAAATCTACTACGGCTCCGAGCCATCGGGCGTACTCACCGACCGCACCTACACGCCCCAGGGCTTGGGGGTGTACTACGCCCAGCGCATCTACCCGCCCGCTGCGGGGGGTGAGGGTTCCCGCCTCGAGGGCGTCCGGGTGGTGGAGCCGGGCGGTTCGATCTGGAGCGCCGACCGGGGGGTCTGGGTCAACGGGGCCTGGCGACTGCAAAACGCGTACCGCGTGGACCCCAATGGCAAAATCTTCCAGGAAGCCGAGCACCCTCTGCCCTTTCCCATAGGGGTACAGCCCAAGGCCATCTCCTATGAAGCCATGCGCATGCCCGACCTGCACGCCGTAGCCAAGGCCGATCCCGCTGCGCAATTCCCGCTGGCCCGGCGCTACGCCAACGCAGCCGGCGCGGTGGTGCTGGCCTGGCTGGCCATTGTGATTGGCCTCTCGCTGCGCGAGGCGGCCTGGGCCTTCATTGCTGTGGTGGGGCTTATTTTCGGCTACTGGACGCTTTTTACCCTCTCGGCCCAGTTTGCCCGCTTCGACCTGCTGGGAGCCTACGGCGCCTGGCTACCCAACATCGTGTATGGCGGTCTGGCCCTATTGGGAACCTGGAGGCTGGCCCGATGA